The sequence CCAGCCGCTTGAGGCCGCCAGCGGTCTGGTTACTTTGCGGATTGAACCAGCATCTTCGCCGAGAGCTTCCGCCAAGTGCGGCATGGTGGGCAATGGTTGGCCGTCTAGATTCAGGTGTTGGCGGAGCCGCCGCGCGCAGTTGTACCCAGCGTGCCACGGGTACCCGACACCCCGAGGCTGTGCGTCAGGGAGAAATTCAAGGTGTTCGTGAAAGATGCCCAAGGATAATGGTACTGCGATTTCATCGGGATAGGCTTCATGACGCAAGGATAGAATGCGGTGTAGAGGTAGGCTCCGGTGTTTCTTTGTCCTCCACAACGCGTCTGCAATCCCGAACCATTCCTCGTCCGAGTCTTCCGCATTGACGGCGGGAACGGCTTCGCCCAGCAATCTACCCAGACTGTCTGCGAACATGATCACCCAGTGAGACTGGCGGTCGTCGAGAGCGTAGGGATCCCAACCCAACCCGGCGGCTGTTTGGCAGAACTGTGCTTCGTCCTTGTCCGCCGTTTGGATTGCTTCCCATTCTTCCTGGAGGAAGGTGCCGTCGACGCCCATAGATACAAGCCGTCGGATCACCCGGTCAATGACGTCGGCGCAACGTTCACGAAACTCGTCGCTGTCCATCCACAGTTCGCCCTGTTCCAGGAACTCTACCTTGGTCCAAGGGCTTTGGTCCCGTTTCCAGGTGAGATGGGTCCAAGAGCCGGAGGAAACGACATCAAGGCTGGGGAATGCATACCCTTCTCGGTTGGCGCCGAGCGAATGTCGGCGATGGAAGTCGGGATTTCCTTCCTTCGCGGGACTCCCGAACTCGTGTGTCAGGAACCACCAGTTGGTAACCAGCCACTCCGCCAAGGGGTAGATCGGGACGTAGACAAAGTCACGGACGGTTTTCGCCCGGGTATCCAGTACACGGGTCACAACCGAGTCGGCGGCCTTGATCTGCAGCGAAGCCCAAGTCGCGCACAACTCCGGTCCCCTGACCCCTTCTGCGTCGACCCAATCAAATTCAATGCTAAGTGGCGGCATAGAGCGACTCGATGCCCTTCGGCCATTCATCAATGTCCAGCGGATATCCCTTGTATGAACCGCTCCCGCGGTTCACCAGCCGAGCCTCAAAGACAGTGTCGCCGTGCATGTACCACACATAACGCGGGAATTCTCCCTCCCACGGAGAGCCGACAGCCCCCCGGCGAATCGCCGACCGCAGCCATTCAGAGACCATTTCGCGGTCCGTGACGTCCCGAGGACAGCAAGAAGCGTCTGCGCGGAGTTGAGGCTGGCCCGCGAAGCTTGGAATGTCTTTGTGCTCCCTGCTTCCCTCGCGCTGCCAAGCGAAACCGAAGGGCGGGTACAGCAGAACTGCGCTAAGCGTTCTTGGTAGTCTCGTTCCGGACGGTCTCGTTGAGGGAGCCGGTGCGGTAGCCCTGGAGGTCGATGCTGACGTAGGTGAAGCCGGCGTCCTTGAAGCGCCGGAGGATCTCCTCGCGCACGTCCGGACGCAGCAGCTTGTCGAATTCGTCCGGCGCCACCTCGATGCGCGCCAGCTCGTCGTGGTAGCGCACCCGGTGGACGCGGAAACCAAGTTCGCGGAGCACCCGCTCGCAGCGGTTCACCTGGGTGAGCTTCTCGGGGGTGATGGCGGTGCCGTAGGGGAATCGGCTGGAGAGGCACGCCAGGGCGGGCTTGTCCCAGACCCGGAGCCCCATGCGCCGGGCGGCCTCGCGGATGTCCGCCTTGGTGAAGCCCAACTCGTCCAGCGGCGAGCGCACGCCGCGCTCGCGCGCCGCTTTCCGGCCGGGACGGTGGTCGCCGCGGTCGTCCAGGTTGAAGCCGTCGAGCACATGCGGGATGCCCAACGCCGCGGCCTCGTCGATGGCCTTGCCGTAGAGTTCGGTCTTGCAGAAATAGCAGCGGTTGACGGGGTTGGCGGCGTAGCGCGGATCGTCCAGTTCGTAGGTGTCGATGAGCAGGTGCCGGGCGCCGATGCTCTCCGCCAGGCCGCGGGCGTCCGCTCCCTCCTCGGGCGCGAGGCTGGGAGAGACCGCGGTGAGCGCCAGGGCGTTGTCCCCCAGTACGTTCACCGCCTCGGCCAGCAGGTAGCCGGAGTCGACGCCGCCGGAGA is a genomic window of Deltaproteobacteria bacterium containing:
- the larE gene encoding ATP-dependent sacrificial sulfur transferase LarE, coding for MRGAHGAELGHHPFEDAELAQKVTGLQALLREMGHVVVCFSGGVDSGYLLAEAVNVLGDNALALTAVSPSLAPEEGADARGLAESIGARHLLIDTYELDDPRYAANPVNRCYFCKTELYGKAIDEAAALGIPHVLDGFNLDDRGDHRPGRKAARERGVRSPLDELGFTKADIREAARRMGLRVWDKPALACLSSRFPYGTAITPEKLTQVNRCERVLRELGFRVHRVRYHDELARIEVAPDEFDKLLRPDVREEILRRFKDAGFTYVSIDLQGYRTGSLNETVRNETTKNA
- a CDS encoding ImmA/IrrE family metallo-endopeptidase, with protein sequence MPPLSIEFDWVDAEGVRGPELCATWASLQIKAADSVVTRVLDTRAKTVRDFVYVPIYPLAEWLVTNWWFLTHEFGSPAKEGNPDFHRRHSLGANREGYAFPSLDVVSSGSWTHLTWKRDQSPWTKVEFLEQGELWMDSDEFRERCADVIDRVIRRLVSMGVDGTFLQEEWEAIQTADKDEAQFCQTAAGLGWDPYALDDRQSHWVIMFADSLGRLLGEAVPAVNAEDSDEEWFGIADALWRTKKHRSLPLHRILSLRHEAYPDEIAVPLSLGIFHEHLEFLPDAQPRGVGYPWHAGYNCARRLRQHLNLDGQPLPTMPHLAEALGEDAGSIRKVTRPLAASSGWPALVDGIITRTDDGSPAFALRALRGDSQRFHFCRALGEVLLSPDFDTLLTKTYSERQQRNRAFAAEFLAPASGLRDRIPQPVVDADDIDELAVEYGVSPYVIEHQVKNHRIARVSAAVDPAN